The following proteins come from a genomic window of Micromonospora zamorensis:
- a CDS encoding glycosyltransferase family 2 protein, with protein MSTSVRHSGSVFSRGNPAYPRRPAPNPRINHRISAPSYNTVVIVPARNEEAGILLSLKSLHRQTRRPDLIVVVVNNSTDNTEQYAAGYAGDPRTPPTVVLTLNDNPHKKAGALNYAMEWLRVRVGGRLDAVRHVLAMDADTELHPNFLERAINVMASDQKIGGVSAACFGRTGLWGSLWQRYLLGMQILEYGRAAHARYRTNVHTMSGAGSFYRGTALQSVIDRRGQVFWEDHRNLVEDYETTLALKEAGWKVTANEFCIAYTDLMPTLRELVVQRERWTRGTVDALRLRGWSAFTRRAIVTLFFNFFGFACFLIWGSAYWTSLAGGNFQHWPAILLLTAFWAVYSAVAVRQLGWKAMLVQALLIPGMLYTLLNMYWSISSVLKSYFTPVPAWK; from the coding sequence GTGAGCACGTCTGTACGTCACAGCGGGAGTGTGTTCTCCCGCGGCAATCCTGCATACCCCAGGCGACCCGCTCCGAACCCGAGAATCAACCACCGCATTTCCGCGCCGAGCTATAACACGGTCGTCATCGTTCCGGCGCGGAATGAAGAGGCCGGAATCTTGCTCTCCCTCAAGTCGCTGCACAGGCAGACTCGGCGGCCCGATCTCATCGTCGTGGTGGTCAACAACTCGACCGACAACACCGAGCAATACGCCGCCGGGTACGCGGGTGACCCGAGGACCCCACCGACAGTCGTTCTCACGCTGAACGACAATCCGCACAAGAAAGCCGGCGCCCTCAACTACGCCATGGAGTGGCTGCGAGTGCGGGTGGGCGGTCGCCTGGACGCCGTCCGGCACGTCCTCGCCATGGACGCAGACACCGAACTGCATCCCAACTTCCTCGAGCGAGCCATCAACGTGATGGCCTCCGACCAGAAGATCGGTGGGGTCAGTGCCGCCTGCTTCGGCCGTACCGGCCTGTGGGGCAGCCTCTGGCAGCGATACCTGCTCGGCATGCAGATCCTTGAGTACGGCCGTGCGGCGCACGCGCGGTATCGAACCAACGTCCACACCATGTCCGGCGCCGGGTCCTTCTACCGGGGTACCGCCTTGCAGTCCGTGATCGATCGGCGGGGTCAGGTCTTCTGGGAGGACCACCGCAACCTGGTCGAGGACTACGAGACCACTCTGGCGCTCAAGGAAGCCGGCTGGAAAGTGACTGCGAACGAGTTCTGCATCGCATACACCGACCTCATGCCGACCCTGCGCGAACTGGTTGTCCAGCGCGAACGCTGGACCCGCGGCACTGTCGACGCGCTCCGCCTGCGGGGGTGGAGCGCGTTCACCCGGCGCGCCATCGTCACCCTGTTCTTCAACTTCTTCGGTTTCGCGTGCTTTCTGATCTGGGGATCGGCGTACTGGACCTCGCTCGCTGGAGGTAATTTCCAGCACTGGCCGGCCATCTTGCTCCTGACTGCTTTCTGGGCCGTTTATTCGGCAGTGGCGGTCCGTCAGCTCGGTTGGAAAGCGATGCTCGTCCAAGCGTTGCTGATTCCGGGCATGCTGTACACGCTGCTAAACATGTACTGGTCCATCTCCTCGGTCCTAAAGTCGTATTTTACTCCCGTTCCCGCGTGGAAATAG
- a CDS encoding CPBP family intramembrane glutamic endopeptidase, with translation MTVELTRPVSRRLLGTETLLVLGLSLGQSAVYAVVSIIAKLTAEGPLSKQTASLNTSASSRPWLDLTYQLLGIVFALLPVLLAVHLLTRDPGDPARALGLDARRPGQDLARGAGLAALIGLPGLALFWVAAQLGINATLVPAALPQVWWTVPVLILAAVQNAVLEEVIVVGYLVTRLRQLQWRLAAIIAASALLRGSYHLYQGFGAFVGNAVMGVVFSLFYLRTRRVMPLIIAHTLLDVVAFVGYALLPREWFDWL, from the coding sequence GTGACCGTTGAGCTGACCCGCCCGGTGTCCCGCCGACTGCTGGGCACCGAGACGCTGCTCGTCCTCGGCCTCTCCCTCGGCCAGTCAGCGGTCTACGCGGTGGTCTCGATCATCGCGAAGCTGACCGCCGAGGGTCCGCTCTCCAAGCAGACCGCCTCGCTGAACACCTCGGCGTCGAGCCGACCCTGGCTGGACCTCACCTACCAGTTGCTCGGCATCGTCTTCGCGCTGCTTCCGGTGCTGCTCGCCGTACACCTGCTCACCCGGGACCCCGGCGACCCGGCACGGGCGCTCGGCCTGGACGCGCGGCGGCCCGGTCAGGACCTGGCCCGTGGTGCCGGCCTGGCGGCGCTGATCGGCCTGCCCGGGCTGGCCCTGTTCTGGGTGGCGGCCCAACTCGGCATCAACGCCACGCTGGTGCCGGCGGCACTCCCGCAGGTCTGGTGGACGGTCCCGGTGCTGATCCTCGCGGCCGTGCAGAACGCCGTCCTGGAGGAGGTGATCGTGGTCGGCTACCTGGTCACCAGGCTTCGCCAGCTCCAGTGGCGGCTCGCCGCGATCATCGCGGCCAGCGCCCTGCTGCGCGGCTCGTACCACCTCTACCAGGGCTTCGGCGCGTTCGTCGGCAACGCGGTGATGGGCGTGGTGTTCAGCCTGTTCTACCTGCGCACCCGGCGCGTGATGCCGCTGATCATCGCGCACACCCTGCTCGACGTGGTCGCCTTCGTCGGCTACGCGCTGCTGCCCCGGGAGTGGTTCGACTGGCTCTGA
- a CDS encoding globin domain-containing protein gives MDNLARLLKESWTLVEDDRARLTDHFYARVFLLDPALRQLFPVQMSGQGDRLLEAIIAAIHTVDDPESFDEFLRALGRDHRKYHVDDRHYATMGVALLDALRSTAGDGWNLEYDQAWREAYAAIAALMVAGAAADDGPPFWHAEVLTHQRYGPDTAVLTCRALQHPLRWKAGQYVSLEVPRHHPRVWRNYSVANAPNDDNVLEFHVRSPGAGWVSGALVRRVRPGELLRLAAPMGSMTLDRSSERDILCVAGGVGLAPIKALVEELASYNRTRWVHVFYGARQAGDLYGLAGLQELVAVHPWLSVTPACSEDPDFDGEQGDIADVVARYGPWTTHDCFVSGSARMVRSTLRVLAADDVPPPQIRYDTFGDL, from the coding sequence GTGGACAACCTCGCGCGGTTGCTGAAGGAGAGCTGGACCCTGGTCGAGGACGACCGAGCCCGGCTGACCGACCACTTCTACGCCCGAGTGTTCCTGCTCGACCCCGCGCTGCGGCAACTCTTCCCGGTGCAGATGAGCGGCCAGGGCGACCGCCTGCTGGAAGCGATCATCGCGGCGATCCACACGGTCGACGACCCGGAGAGCTTCGACGAGTTCCTCCGGGCGCTGGGCCGCGACCACCGCAAGTACCACGTCGATGACCGGCACTACGCGACGATGGGAGTCGCCTTGCTGGACGCGCTGCGCAGCACCGCCGGCGACGGCTGGAACCTGGAGTACGACCAGGCGTGGCGCGAGGCGTACGCCGCGATCGCCGCCCTGATGGTGGCCGGGGCGGCGGCCGACGACGGCCCGCCGTTCTGGCACGCCGAGGTGCTGACCCACCAGCGGTACGGCCCGGACACCGCCGTGCTGACCTGCCGGGCGTTGCAGCACCCGCTGCGCTGGAAGGCTGGTCAGTACGTGAGCCTGGAGGTGCCGCGCCACCACCCCCGGGTGTGGCGGAACTACTCGGTGGCGAACGCCCCGAACGACGACAACGTGCTGGAGTTCCACGTGCGGTCGCCGGGTGCCGGCTGGGTTTCCGGTGCGCTGGTGCGTCGGGTGCGACCGGGCGAGCTGCTCCGCCTCGCGGCGCCGATGGGGTCGATGACCCTGGACCGCTCCTCGGAACGGGACATCCTCTGCGTCGCCGGCGGGGTCGGCCTGGCGCCGATCAAGGCCCTGGTGGAGGAGCTGGCCAGCTACAACCGGACCCGCTGGGTGCACGTCTTCTACGGCGCCCGGCAGGCGGGGGACCTGTACGGCCTGGCCGGCTTGCAGGAGCTGGTGGCCGTACACCCGTGGTTGTCGGTCACCCCGGCGTGCAGCGAGGACCCGGACTTCGACGGTGAGCAGGGCGACATCGCGGACGTGGTGGCCCGCTACGGCCCGTGGACCACGCACGACTGCTTCGTCTCCGGCTCGGCCCGGATGGTCCGGTCCACCCTGCGGGTGCTCGCCGCGGACGACGTGCCGCCGCCGCAGATCCGCTACGACACCTTCGGTGACCTCTAG
- a CDS encoding peptide deformylase, with translation MTTSPLERAADSFAAELARQRTGRGLSKKQLAVLMGFDPSYVSHVEGRRHRPTEDFARRAEAVLEASGAIWQRFREYDDLRHARAGQPHREPYLPGQWLPPGTGLVVERELASLTHTDEGYRCVIHRELYNAGTEPVTRYLARVAVDRYPNDPGRSNRHHREHPLTFAELQLQARRDDGGGDPEPMHWRAKHDRDAFKEIWLLFENGERRFPLYPGDRATIEYAYSVGHEKWGPWFQRAVRLPTRQLAVRLDLPVRLDPQVWGVETSLSAEEGPLRTAPQRHDEGDRAIYDWQTDDPPLNARYRMQWRFRARPETDPDSGPGGVRVRPSDRMRGLGIVQRGADLLRRRVRPFDLPVEEPVARDLVDRLVTALARLDELHPFSKGVGVAAPQLGIDRAVAVVRPPDRSAEPVVLLNPRVVDADPDTDEQYEGCLSFFDFRGLVPRPLRLDVEHAQWDGSRVITSFEFGMARLVAHEIDHLEGRLYVDRMAPGVPLVPVEEYRETGHPWRY, from the coding sequence ATGACGACCTCACCCCTCGAACGGGCTGCCGACTCCTTCGCGGCCGAGCTCGCCCGGCAACGGACCGGGCGAGGGCTGTCCAAGAAGCAACTGGCCGTCCTGATGGGGTTCGACCCGTCCTACGTGAGTCACGTCGAGGGGCGCCGGCACCGTCCGACCGAGGACTTCGCCCGCCGCGCCGAGGCCGTCCTGGAGGCCAGCGGCGCGATCTGGCAGCGCTTCCGGGAGTACGACGACCTGCGGCACGCCCGCGCCGGTCAACCACACCGGGAGCCGTACCTGCCCGGTCAGTGGCTGCCGCCGGGCACCGGCCTCGTCGTGGAGCGCGAACTCGCCTCCCTCACCCACACCGACGAGGGCTACCGGTGCGTGATCCACCGCGAGCTGTACAACGCCGGCACCGAGCCGGTCACCCGTTATCTGGCCAGGGTCGCCGTCGACCGCTACCCGAACGACCCCGGCCGCTCCAACCGGCACCACCGGGAGCACCCGCTCACGTTCGCCGAGCTGCAACTGCAGGCCCGCAGGGACGACGGCGGCGGCGACCCGGAGCCGATGCACTGGCGGGCCAAACACGATCGGGACGCGTTCAAGGAAATCTGGCTGCTCTTCGAGAACGGGGAGCGGCGCTTCCCGCTCTACCCGGGCGACCGGGCCACCATCGAGTACGCGTACAGCGTCGGGCACGAGAAGTGGGGCCCCTGGTTCCAACGCGCCGTCCGGCTGCCCACCCGGCAGCTCGCCGTACGCCTGGACCTGCCGGTGAGGCTCGACCCGCAGGTCTGGGGCGTGGAAACCTCCCTCTCTGCGGAGGAGGGCCCGCTGCGGACGGCCCCGCAACGGCACGACGAGGGCGACCGGGCGATCTACGACTGGCAGACCGACGACCCGCCGCTGAACGCCCGTTACCGGATGCAGTGGCGCTTCCGCGCCCGACCGGAGACCGACCCCGACAGCGGTCCCGGCGGCGTCCGGGTCCGGCCCAGCGACCGGATGCGCGGGCTCGGCATCGTGCAACGCGGCGCCGACCTGCTCCGCCGACGCGTCCGGCCGTTCGACCTGCCCGTGGAGGAGCCGGTTGCCCGGGACCTGGTCGACCGGCTCGTCACGGCCCTGGCCCGGCTCGACGAGCTGCACCCGTTCAGCAAGGGGGTGGGGGTGGCCGCCCCGCAGCTCGGCATCGACCGGGCGGTGGCCGTGGTCCGGCCGCCGGACCGATCGGCGGAGCCGGTCGTGCTGCTCAACCCCCGGGTGGTCGACGCCGACCCGGACACCGACGAGCAGTACGAGGGCTGCCTCTCCTTCTTCGACTTCCGGGGTCTGGTGCCCCGGCCGCTCCGACTGGACGTGGAGCACGCCCAGTGGGACGGCAGCCGGGTCATCACCTCGTTCGAGTTCGGCATGGCCCGGCTGGTCGCCCACGAGATCGACCACCTGGAGGGGCGGCTCTACGTCGACCGGATGGCGCCCGGCGTGCCGTTGGTGCCGGTGGAGGAATACCGCGAGACCGGGCACCCCTGGCGCTACTGA
- a CDS encoding class I SAM-dependent methyltransferase translates to MAEITGDQRVQSEVLEGLATAVNHRRWFIELAVPYLGDDPIEIGSGLGDYALEWSQRLPRFTATEADPDRLLQLKERLAERPNIDVRQMLLPHEDGGDYSSAVSYNVLEHIEDHVGALRSMRDLVRPGGAVIIIVPAFQFAMGPADIATGHVRRYTKKTLQAAMTEAGLTVEKIHYANALGLIGYFMATKVFRLMPKEGPMVKVYDTVVLPATKAAEQLVRPPFGQSVFAVARVPS, encoded by the coding sequence ATGGCAGAAATCACTGGGGATCAGCGCGTGCAGTCCGAGGTGCTGGAAGGCCTGGCCACCGCTGTCAACCACCGTCGCTGGTTCATCGAACTGGCCGTGCCGTACCTCGGCGACGACCCGATCGAGATCGGCAGCGGCCTCGGTGACTACGCCCTGGAATGGTCGCAGCGGCTGCCCCGGTTCACCGCCACCGAGGCCGACCCGGACCGGCTGCTGCAGCTCAAGGAGCGCCTCGCCGAGCGGCCGAACATCGACGTCCGGCAGATGCTGCTGCCGCACGAGGACGGGGGCGACTACAGCTCCGCGGTCTCGTACAACGTCCTGGAGCACATCGAGGACCACGTGGGCGCGCTGCGCAGCATGCGCGACCTGGTCCGACCCGGCGGCGCCGTGATCATCATCGTGCCGGCATTCCAGTTCGCGATGGGCCCGGCCGACATCGCCACCGGGCACGTCCGCCGCTACACGAAGAAGACGCTCCAGGCGGCGATGACCGAGGCCGGCCTGACCGTCGAGAAGATCCACTACGCCAACGCGCTGGGTCTGATCGGCTACTTCATGGCCACCAAGGTCTTCCGGCTGATGCCGAAGGAGGGCCCGATGGTGAAGGTGTACGACACCGTCGTCCTGCCCGCCACCAAGGCCGCCGAGCAGCTCGTCCGGCCCCCGTTCGGGCAGTCCGTCTTCGCGGTGGCCCGCGTTCCGTCCTGA
- a CDS encoding YbhB/YbcL family Raf kinase inhibitor-like protein: protein MTLERPIAPDPYELLPTLPSFTLTSDDVQNGEPMDARHAHDSTGGDNVSPQLTWSDFPAETKSFAVTCYDPDAPTGSGFWHWVLVNVPVDVTQLPSGAGGAAGTDLGGAFSVRNDYGQQGYGGAAPPAGDRPHRYVFAVHAVDVDRLDLTPDATPAYVGFNLTFHTLARAVIRPTYQIKE, encoded by the coding sequence ATGACCCTGGAACGACCGATTGCCCCGGACCCGTACGAGCTGCTGCCGACGCTGCCCTCGTTCACGCTGACGAGTGACGATGTGCAGAACGGCGAGCCGATGGACGCCCGGCACGCGCATGACAGCACCGGGGGTGACAACGTCTCGCCGCAGCTGACCTGGTCGGATTTCCCCGCCGAGACGAAGAGTTTCGCGGTGACCTGCTACGACCCCGACGCGCCGACCGGCAGCGGTTTCTGGCACTGGGTGCTGGTGAACGTGCCGGTCGACGTCACGCAGTTGCCCAGCGGCGCCGGCGGCGCGGCGGGCACCGACCTCGGCGGGGCGTTCTCGGTCCGCAACGACTACGGCCAGCAGGGCTATGGCGGGGCGGCTCCGCCGGCCGGTGACCGCCCGCACCGGTACGTCTTCGCGGTGCACGCCGTGGACGTCGACCGGCTGGACCTGACCCCGGACGCCACGCCCGCCTACGTCGGCTTCAACCTCACGTTCCACACCCTGGCCCGAGCGGTGATCCGCCCGACGTACCAGATCAAGGAGTGA
- a CDS encoding low temperature requirement protein A — translation MGRILRSRPVATAETHRTTLFEIFFDLVFVFGLIRVTTFMSERPSPVALTQGFLVLLLLWISWVVYSWLGNHVRIDLGLIRAGVTVSMAAVFLVALVIPDAWATGPGTTSQRLILVLAYVTLRVIALALFHWAAAGNRQLRRTIRVYALSTVLSWIPFVLGAVFGGTAQLLLWAAALTIDLGGGVVSSVLSGWPVRSPGHFAERHSLVVIIALGESLISVGAGVGVQRIRGPILLAAILTLAVTVCLYWLYSSTAIAAGQALTMESGLQRAHVGANAYTLAHFPLLAGTIYVALGVEQVLAGLAHEESHGASEWMPAIALFGGTALFLAGRATFLGLSVRCVRPRQFVAPVAALLVLPAGRYLPGLAALGLLTALLVALLSYEAWTRRGAAGND, via the coding sequence ATGGGGCGGATCCTCCGGTCGCGGCCGGTGGCGACCGCGGAGACACACCGAACCACCCTGTTCGAGATCTTCTTCGATCTGGTGTTCGTCTTCGGGCTCATCCGGGTCACCACGTTCATGAGCGAGCGGCCGTCGCCGGTGGCCCTCACGCAGGGGTTTCTCGTACTCCTGCTGCTGTGGATCTCCTGGGTGGTCTACTCCTGGTTGGGCAACCACGTCCGCATCGACCTCGGGTTGATCCGTGCCGGTGTGACGGTCTCGATGGCGGCGGTCTTCCTCGTCGCCCTGGTCATCCCCGACGCCTGGGCGACCGGGCCGGGCACGACGAGTCAACGACTGATCCTGGTGCTGGCCTACGTCACACTTCGGGTTATCGCTCTCGCCCTCTTCCACTGGGCTGCGGCGGGCAACCGACAGCTGCGCAGGACCATCCGTGTCTATGCCCTCTCGACCGTGCTGTCCTGGATCCCCTTCGTCCTCGGCGCCGTGTTCGGCGGCACCGCACAGCTCCTGCTCTGGGCGGCGGCCCTCACGATCGACCTGGGCGGCGGGGTGGTGTCTTCGGTGCTGAGCGGGTGGCCGGTACGCAGTCCCGGCCACTTCGCGGAGCGCCACAGTCTCGTGGTCATCATTGCGCTCGGCGAGTCCCTGATCTCGGTCGGCGCCGGCGTCGGGGTACAGCGGATTCGTGGACCGATCCTGTTGGCCGCGATCCTCACGCTGGCCGTCACGGTGTGCCTGTACTGGCTGTACTCCTCCACCGCGATCGCCGCTGGCCAAGCCTTGACGATGGAGTCCGGGTTACAACGGGCCCACGTCGGCGCCAACGCCTACACCCTCGCCCACTTCCCGCTGCTCGCCGGGACCATCTACGTGGCGCTGGGAGTCGAGCAGGTCCTCGCCGGTCTGGCGCACGAGGAGTCCCACGGCGCCTCGGAGTGGATGCCAGCGATCGCGCTGTTCGGTGGGACCGCCCTGTTCCTCGCGGGCCGGGCGACGTTTCTGGGCCTCAGCGTCCGCTGCGTACGACCGAGGCAGTTCGTCGCTCCCGTCGCGGCGCTGCTGGTACTTCCCGCCGGCCGCTATCTGCCCGGCCTGGCCGCTCTCGGCCTGCTCACCGCGCTCCTCGTCGCGCTTCTCAGCTACGAGGCGTGGACCAGGCGTGGTGCCGCTGGTAACGACTGA
- a CDS encoding NAD(P)H-quinone oxidoreductase — MKAITIPQPGGPEALVWAEVPDPEPGPGEVIVDVRASGVNRADLLQRQGHYPPPPGASAYPGLECSGVITEVGSEVAGWAVGQQVCALLSGGGYAERVAVPAGQLLPVPACDSVDAAGLPEVACTVWSNLVQVGRLSSGDTLLVHGGGSGIGTFAVQLGAALGATVVTTARAAKHSRLRELGASHPIDYREQDFVEEVRRVTDGRGADVILDIMGASYLGRNVSALATGGRLVVIGMQGGRKAELDLGALLTKRATVAATSLRSRPIAEKAEIVQGVRDEVWPLIEAGRVRPVVDRRLPMTEAAEAHRLVESNDHFGKVLLTLG, encoded by the coding sequence ATGAAGGCGATTACCATCCCGCAGCCCGGTGGACCCGAAGCGCTGGTCTGGGCCGAGGTGCCCGACCCGGAGCCGGGCCCCGGCGAGGTGATCGTGGATGTGCGGGCCAGCGGGGTCAACCGCGCTGACCTGCTGCAACGGCAGGGGCACTATCCGCCACCGCCGGGCGCGTCCGCGTACCCCGGGTTGGAATGCTCTGGGGTGATCACCGAGGTCGGTTCGGAGGTCGCCGGGTGGGCGGTCGGGCAGCAGGTCTGCGCGCTGCTGTCCGGCGGCGGGTACGCCGAGCGGGTCGCGGTCCCCGCCGGGCAGTTGCTCCCGGTGCCGGCCTGCGACTCGGTGGACGCCGCAGGGCTGCCCGAGGTGGCCTGCACGGTCTGGTCGAACCTGGTCCAGGTGGGTCGGCTCAGCTCGGGCGACACGCTGCTGGTGCACGGCGGGGGTAGTGGGATCGGCACCTTCGCGGTCCAGCTCGGGGCGGCCCTCGGCGCGACCGTCGTGACCACCGCCCGGGCGGCCAAGCACTCCCGGCTGCGTGAGCTGGGCGCGTCGCACCCGATCGACTACCGCGAGCAGGACTTCGTGGAGGAGGTCCGGCGGGTCACCGACGGTCGCGGCGCGGACGTGATCCTGGACATCATGGGCGCGTCCTACCTGGGCCGGAACGTCTCCGCGCTGGCGACCGGCGGTCGGCTGGTGGTGATCGGCATGCAGGGTGGGCGCAAGGCTGAGCTGGATCTCGGCGCACTGCTGACGAAGCGGGCGACCGTCGCCGCGACCTCGCTGCGGTCTCGGCCGATCGCGGAGAAGGCGGAGATCGTCCAGGGCGTACGGGACGAGGTGTGGCCGTTGATCGAGGCGGGCCGGGTCCGGCCGGTGGTGGACCGGCGGCTGCCGATGACCGAGGCGGCCGAGGCGCACCGGCTCGTCGAGTCGAACGATCACTTCGGCAAGGTGCTGCTCACCCTCGGGTGA
- the soxR gene encoding redox-sensitive transcriptional activator SoxR: MQDLLTIGELSVRSGVAPSALRYYERLGLIRADRTGGNQRRYARAELRRVAFIRISQQVGVSLDEIRAALDSLPEARTPSPQDWARLSASWRSRLDERIRLLTKLRDDLDGCIGCGCLSLQRCTLNNPGDALAGEGPGARLVLPRPADDPTPAGSPA, translated from the coding sequence ATGCAGGATCTACTGACGATCGGCGAGCTGTCGGTCCGCTCGGGCGTGGCGCCGTCGGCGCTGCGCTACTACGAGCGACTGGGGCTGATCCGCGCCGATCGGACCGGCGGCAATCAGCGCCGGTACGCCCGCGCCGAGTTGCGGCGGGTGGCCTTCATCCGGATCTCCCAGCAGGTCGGCGTCTCCCTCGACGAGATCCGCGCGGCACTGGACTCGCTCCCCGAAGCCCGTACGCCCAGCCCACAGGACTGGGCGCGGCTCTCCGCGAGCTGGCGGAGCCGGCTGGACGAGCGGATCCGGCTGCTCACCAAGCTCCGCGACGACCTGGACGGCTGCATCGGCTGCGGCTGCCTGTCGTTGCAGCGCTGCACGCTCAACAACCCCGGGGACGCGCTGGCCGGCGAGGGCCCGGGCGCCCGGCTGGTGCTGCCCCGACCGGCCGACGACCCGACACCGGCGGGCTCGCCCGCCTGA